The following are encoded in a window of Verrucomicrobiota bacterium genomic DNA:
- a CDS encoding IS630 family transposase, translating into THMRDEIDAWEKDRNNRAAPINWQFTNEKARIKLTRLYPNL; encoded by the coding sequence ACCCATATGCGCGACGAGATCGATGCTTGGGAAAAAGATCGCAATAACCGCGCCGCGCCGATCAATTGGCAGTTCACCAACGAAAAAGCCCGAATCAAACTGACTCGCCTTTATCCGAATTTATAG